ACAACCACTAAGGCAAGTATAATGGGCAAGGATGTACAGATAACTTTACAAATAAATTTCTTCATGATTACAGCATAGCCTTAAAACTGAAAGTAAATGAATTGGTTGTCACTAAAATTACCAAAATACATAATTATAAAAGCAATAATATAATAAGCCGAATATCTTAGCGGTTTTTTCCATTTAATACCTATCTGCTGAATTGAATATTCATATTCTCGCCCTGCCCATTCGACTATCAAAAATAAAACAACAAATATTATTGTCTGAAGAGCCTTTAGTCTTCCGTAAAATACTGGAATTGAAAATATAGAAAAGGAAAATATTTCAGAAATATAGGAAAGCGCATGATTTATATTTTCGGCTCTGAAAAATATCCAAGCAAATACAGTAAGTCCAAAAGTTATAAGTATTAAAAATAATTCCTTCGCTGTTGGCAAAGACTTTCCTTGTGCTACTATTTCAAGGTTGTTGCGGTTATTATTTGTTAATAATAGAGGTAAAAAATAAATAGCATTCAATGCACCCCAAACAATAAATGTCCAGTTTGCACCATGCCAAAATCCGCTTATGATGAAAATCATGAATGTATTTCTAACTTTCATCAACGTTCCACCACGACTACCGCCTAATGGAATGTAAAGATAATCTCTGAACCAAGTTGAGAGGGAAATATGCCAGCGTCTCCAAAATTCAGCAATATCCCTTGAAAAATATGGAAACGCAAAGTTTTTCATTAGGTTAAAGCCAAACAATTTTGAAGTTCCAATGGCAATATCTGAGTAACCTGAAAAGTCACCATATATCTGGAAAGTAAAAAATAAAGCTCCCAAAACCAATGTGCTACCGTTCATGTCAGCTGAATTATTAAATATTTGATTTGCAAACTCAGCGCAATTGTCTGCAATTACAATCTTTTTAAACAATCCCCAAAGTATTTGGCGCATTCCATCTACAGATTTCGAATAATCAAAAGTCCGTTTATTGTAAAATTGAGGTAAAAGGTTGGTTGCTCTTTCAATTGGTCCAGCGACTAATTGAGGAAAAAAACTGACAAATGCAGAAAAAGCAATGAAGTCTTTTGTTGGCTCAAGTTTTCTTTTGTAAACATCAATTGAATAACTCAATGTTTGAAAAGTGTAGAAACTAATTCCAACTGGTAAAATAATGTTTAATGAATTTGCTTTTATTTCTGTTCCAAAAAATGAAAAGGCAGTAATAAAGTTATCAAGGAAAAAGTTATAGTATTTGAAAAAAACAAGAAATCCAAGATTTACTAAAATGCTTGTCCAAAGTAGAACTTTCCTTTTTGTCTGGTTTTCTTGTTTTAAAAGTCCAAGTCCGACCGAATAGTCCACAATTGTACTGAATAAAATTAGAGATAAAAATCGCCAATCCCACCAGCCATAAAACAAATAACTTGCTGCAACAATTATTAAATTCCGTCGGTTTTTCCACATATATTTATTTATAAAATTCCGTCGGTTTATAAATAAATATCTATTAATTTTTTAACGACATTACTTATTAATTTCTATCTCTATTCCAGATTCTTGAATTTCATAAGCAAAAGGATTCACACTTGTAAAATCTGACTCACAAATCGGATGTGGTTCAATTCTTAAATCAACATTTCGTCTTAATCTCATTAATTGCATTTGAATAGCAAAAAAATTAGTCATATTTCCAATTACTATAGCTATATCAATATCGCTGTCATTCTTTTCAAGACCTTTAGCATAAGAACCAAACAAGTAAGCTTTTTTTACTTCTAAATTAACTGGAATTAACTTAATATATTTCTCGGCTGTTTCTATAATTGATTTTTTAACCATTGTCTTAATCTAATAATCCTATCTATCCACTTTTCAGTGAATTCTTTTGTGCATAACTTATTAAAATCTTGTTTATAATTATCGTATCTTGCATTCAAATTAAATGTTGTTATTTCATCAAGCCATTCTTTTTTTTCATCATCTAATTGTAATCCAATTTTATTAGCCAATCTCAATAGATCATGCGTAAAAAGAGCGTGATCCAAAATTTTTTTCACATAAATAGCCTTTAATAGTTTTTCTAACACTAAATGTCCTATGAATAGAGACCAACTATAATCACGAGAACTAACTAAATGATGCATCGTAACGTAATTCTGTTCAGCAGAATCTAACCAATACTGAACAATTTTATCTACTTCTCAATCTTATCTTTCATATATTAAATTCCGTTCGTTTTATCCCAAATATATCTAATTGTTTCATTTTTCTTATTCTTTTCTTCTTGTTTTTATATATTTATAAGTCAAATAAATTATACAAAGAAGAGTAATCAGAAGAAAAAGACGTGTACTACCAAGTGTTTTTACAGTTTCTTTAGTAGTTTCTTTAATTACTTCGCCTGTTTCATTAATCCCTGTTTCTACTAACTTTATAAGCACATCTCGACCACCTTCCATTACTTTATCAAAATTAGCGGCAAATAAGGCAAAAACACCTGCTTTAATAAAAATATCCGAATCCTTTCTAACAAAATCAACAGCGGGGTCTCCATATTTATTTATTAAATTTCTAAAAATATCTGCATCCGTAGTTGGTATCTGTTCCATAAAACATATTCAAATGTATTCATACATATGAAATGAATTATTCGTTCAAGGAAACGAAGTTTCGCTCTTTGATTGACTTCTGTTATTCACTATTCAGCCCGCATAAATAGCGCAGAAAGTATCTAAAGTCCTGCCCGGAACAGTCGGCTATTTCCAACTTTCGCATGGTATCGGATAAAAAATCCTTGTATTCTTTATCCGATACACTGGTTTTAATAGGCAACCAAACGCCCAGCCTTTCCAATCGGCGACAGATCAACTCAATGGTTGACAGTGATTACTAACAACTACATTAAAAATAACTTATCGTTTAAATACTTTACGATATAATTTTTTAAAGCAGGCAAGCACTATATCGCTCATATTTTATCTTTAATGTGTCTTAGTAACGTCACACAGGAAACATTCCTGTTTAAATTTTACTTATCATTTTTTTTTCTTTTTGGTCAAGTTTATTTTAAAATTTAATGATTATTTTGAATATGATTGAGAATATTTAATCATAAAAATGGTTAACTATTAATTACTCTTTCATTTTTACCTCAAGCCATGAAACATTAACATCTTTTAAATTAGATAGATTTTTGGGTGAAAGAGATGTAAGTTTTACAGATTCTATGCAAAGTGGATTTTTATTCAAACATTCTAACAACTCATCTCCATATTTTGCATAATGCTTTACTACATCAGGACTTTCTTTCAAAAATACCATTCCATTAGGGTGTTTTAAAATTTTATTAACTAATTCTGGTGATTCTTTATTTATAAATTTCATATAATCATCACCATATTTTCCTAAATAATAAATACCGTATTTCAATGTGTCTGTCAAACCTCTACGCAGTATAAGCGGGCCACAAATCTTGATATTTAGCACTTTCCCTGCCATTACTTATACAAAAGTGTTAATAGTTCATTTATGCTCTTAGTTTATTGGTTAAAATGAATATATTTCCCTTCAATTGAGCTTTCGCAAATGAAAGAAATGCCATCGTTATAAAGTCCTATATATTCTGCATAAACACTATTGGGTTGTGGTTCATTATAATGATTAATGATTACCAGTTTACCTGCATCTAAAAAACTTTGTGCTCCTGCATGATCCCACCAGTCCTTTTCATTGTGGTAGGATTCATATAATACACCATCAAAGGAATCTGCTTCCACTACATGGTTTTTTGCCATACATTTTAACCCCCTGGAATGAGCATAAGTACAAAGTTCTTGATAATACGCTATTCCTTCGGATTCTGTAACAGTAATTCCGTACTCACTTATAGCATCATCATAAAAAAACCAATCCATATTATCAAATTCTACCCAATCACAACCCCATTCAGCAAGTTGGTCGATTCTCGCTTTCATAATAGGAATGATACCTGTCGTGACTTCTTTTATAAAGAATTCGCCTTCCCATTCAGCCCATTGGGTACTAACTAAAAAGGGTTGCATAGCGGCAAAATCCGATCTCCAATCCTCCCCTGTTCCTATACTGATATATCCTCCTACTTGATTATTATTAGCTTTTATCTCTGCAATTTTTTCAGCTATTCCAGGCTCGAAAGGATCAATTAGAACATATGCATTTCTTGCCTCTCTTATTATATCATCAATATTATCGGCATCAAAGTTCTCACTATATGCCTGATTGTATATTGGAATGGCTTGACTGTTTCCGCTCGGCTTTATATTATCATCCGTTCCACAAGATCCAATAAGAAAGATGAACATAAGAATTAGAATTTTACTCATCCCAAATAATTTATCGATGCTTGTCTTTTGTTTATATTTATCTTTTATCATTTACTCTCCTTTTACTCCAAAATTCAGCAATTACCATTTTATGTATAACGCGGAAATGAGCGGCGTGTCGCCGCGACCGTTCCATTGAC
This genomic stretch from Desulfobacterales bacterium harbors:
- a CDS encoding MBOAT family protein, producing the protein MWKNRRNLIIVAASYLFYGWWDWRFLSLILFSTIVDYSVGLGLLKQENQTKRKVLLWTSILVNLGFLVFFKYYNFFLDNFITAFSFFGTEIKANSLNIILPVGISFYTFQTLSYSIDVYKRKLEPTKDFIAFSAFVSFFPQLVAGPIERATNLLPQFYNKRTFDYSKSVDGMRQILWGLFKKIVIADNCAEFANQIFNNSADMNGSTLVLGALFFTFQIYGDFSGYSDIAIGTSKLFGFNLMKNFAFPYFSRDIAEFWRRWHISLSTWFRDYLYIPLGGSRGGTLMKVRNTFMIFIISGFWHGANWTFIVWGALNAIYFLPLLLTNNNRNNLEIVAQGKSLPTAKELFLILITFGLTVFAWIFFRAENINHALSYISEIFSFSIFSIPVFYGRLKALQTIIFVVLFLIVEWAGREYEYSIQQIGIKWKKPLRYSAYYIIAFIIMYFGNFSDNQFIYFQF
- a CDS encoding nucleotidyltransferase domain-containing protein: MVKKSIIETAEKYIKLIPVNLEVKKAYLFGSYAKGLEKNDSDIDIAIVIGNMTNFFAIQMQLMRLRRNVDLRIEPHPICESDFTSVNPFAYEIQESGIEIEINK
- a CDS encoding endo alpha-1,4 polygalactosaminidase, with translation MSKILILMFIFLIGSCGTDDNIKPSGNSQAIPIYNQAYSENFDADNIDDIIREARNAYVLIDPFEPGIAEKIAEIKANNNQVGGYISIGTGEDWRSDFAAMQPFLVSTQWAEWEGEFFIKEVTTGIIPIMKARIDQLAEWGCDWVEFDNMDWFFYDDAISEYGITVTESEGIAYYQELCTYAHSRGLKCMAKNHVVEADSFDGVLYESYHNEKDWWDHAGAQSFLDAGKLVIINHYNEPQPNSVYAEYIGLYNDGISFICESSIEGKYIHFNQ
- a CDS encoding HEPN domain-containing protein, with product MHHLVSSRDYSWSLFIGHLVLEKLLKAIYVKKILDHALFTHDLLRLANKIGLQLDDEKKEWLDEITTFNLNARYDNYKQDFNKLCTKEFTEKWIDRIIRLRQWLKNQL